GTGatcagccccagccctggcagatCTCACACTGGTCCATGCCCGATCTCTGATGGCTTTCaagtatctccagggatggagatttTACAACCCAAGTCAATGAGTTTGGCTGCTGGTTGTTTTTCCAAATAATGATGTTTTATCAGACACGCTCTGCACACAGCTTGGGGAGGTTGAGTGGGCTTTCCACTTGCTGACTCAATTCACGGGGATGTTGAGGTCATTGCTGCTGAGCAGATCCTCATGCTACACCCCCCGCTATGTTTCGGGCTGGTGGGTAGCAGCTGCTGGCACTAACAGAATTCTCCGTTTCCACTCTGTCTCTCAGGTATGCAAGGTCCCAAAGGCGACCAAGGCGAGACAGGAGTCCCAGGGCGGGAAGGGCCACGAGGATTCCCTGGATACCCAGGGCAGAAGGGGGACAAGGGCGAAGGTGCCTTCGTCTACCGCTCTGCCTTCAGCGTGGGGCTGACAGACCGAGCCCCCCACCCCAATGTCCCCATTCGCTTCAGCAAGATCTTTTACAACGAGCAGAAGCACTATGATGCCAGCACCGGCAAGTTCCTCTGCAACATCCCTGGCACGTACTACTTTGCCTACCACCTGACAGTCTACCTGACAGATGTCAAGGTCAGCCTCTACAAGAAGGACAGGGCAGTGATCTTCACCTACGACCAGTTCCAGAAGAACAATGTTGACCAAGCAAGCGGCTCTGTCTTGCTCCACCTCAGCTCTGGGGATGAGGTCTGGCTTCAGGTGTACGGGGAGGGGGACAACAACGGCATCTATGCCGACAACGTCAACGATTCCACTTTCATGGGCTTCCTCCTGTACCCGGACATGGACGACCATTAAAGAAGGTGGTGCTgcttgggaaaggaagaggtggCTTAACCCTGGACGGTGTCCTGGGGCACTGGCGCTATAGCTATACTGTATTTACAAGATAACTGCCTTTTGTGGGGGCAACAATTGCCAAGGGTGGACCCTATCTCCTGTGAAATAAGTGAGGTTAGACATGAGTGACTTCCATGGGACCAAGAGTTCACTCCTACCTTGGGTCTTGCTCTCCTTGTGGAAACCTGGGCCAAAGTCAAACACCACTCCTGCCACATGATGGAAGAGTAACTTTCAAGATGGCCTAACCttttttgaatttaaaaatgagagaaaaatcgATTACATTTAGATATCCCTTTCTAAATTTCCCTTTCTTAA
This genomic window from Strigops habroptila isolate Jane chromosome 8, bStrHab1.2.pri, whole genome shotgun sequence contains:
- the ADIPOQ gene encoding adiponectin, with the translated sequence MMRGLAGFLLCSLLLLAPRCTEVAAQEDQPDPKTPCANWMGGAPGYPGHNGLPGRDGKDGKDGLKGEKGEEGMQGPKGDQGETGVPGREGPRGFPGYPGQKGDKGEGAFVYRSAFSVGLTDRAPHPNVPIRFSKIFYNEQKHYDASTGKFLCNIPGTYYFAYHLTVYLTDVKVSLYKKDRAVIFTYDQFQKNNVDQASGSVLLHLSSGDEVWLQVYGEGDNNGIYADNVNDSTFMGFLLYPDMDDH